Proteins encoded in a region of the Orenia metallireducens genome:
- the folE2 gene encoding GTP cyclohydrolase FolE2, whose amino-acid sequence MKDVQNIKGNYKFAINRVGVNNLTHPIRIKAKSGAVVTTVGDFSLAVNLSKSLKGINMSRLLQLLSELNRGRFTIGDFKEDILKVLEEIKTRMESDNAYFEVDFDYFIEKKAPVSEYSGIAPYKCRIEGSLKDSQYDLILTVEVPITTLCPCSKEISNYSAHNQRGYVKTSIRYKDLIYLEDIIKLVEEVGSCEIYPILKRVDEKYVTEKAYENPRFVEDIVRLVAEKLEAESKVTWFRVSSRHQESIHSHDAYAMLENWK is encoded by the coding sequence ATGAAGGATGTACAGAATATTAAAGGTAACTATAAATTTGCAATTAATCGGGTTGGAGTAAATAATTTAACTCATCCTATTAGAATTAAAGCAAAGAGTGGAGCAGTAGTGACTACAGTAGGGGACTTTTCTCTAGCTGTTAACCTTTCTAAGTCATTAAAAGGGATTAATATGAGTAGATTACTTCAGTTATTATCAGAATTAAATCGAGGTAGATTTACTATAGGGGATTTTAAAGAGGATATATTGAAGGTGTTAGAGGAAATTAAAACTCGAATGGAGAGTGATAATGCTTACTTTGAAGTGGACTTTGATTACTTTATAGAGAAGAAGGCTCCAGTTTCAGAGTATAGTGGTATTGCACCTTATAAATGTAGGATAGAAGGCTCTTTAAAAGATAGTCAGTATGACTTGATTTTAACAGTTGAAGTTCCGATAACAACTCTATGTCCATGTTCTAAAGAGATCAGTAATTACTCAGCCCATAATCAACGAGGCTATGTCAAGACAAGTATTAGATATAAAGATTTAATCTATCTAGAAGATATCATAAAGTTGGTAGAAGAGGTAGGAAGTTGTGAGATTTATCCTATCTTAAAGAGAGTTGATGAGAAATATGTAACTGAAAAGGCTTATGAGAATCCACGCTTTGTAGAGGATATTGTCAGATTGGTAGCAGAAAAGTTAGAGGCAGAATCTAAGGTTACTTGGTTTAGGGTAAGTAGTAGGCATCAGGAGTCTATTCATTCCCATGATGCTTATGCAATGTTAGAAAACTGGAAATAA
- a CDS encoding radical SAM protein, whose product MKIREFEEVRIPVVEIFNSISGEGISAGEVVTFLRVAECNLRCSYCDTTYSYQLSDDNYDWLTPQEILERLSQYNCNKVICTGGEPLETTKAKRYLPLYLVKKGYKVRIESNGSCPVYSKKELREFEIEQVNDRLNYTLDIKPPSSKMSNHNIFAENFIKLTLGDELKFVVANDEDLNYAKKVIDKYKDILAKSNLIINFSPVFQAIEAESLVEFLKENNPYFINNNLKVRLSLQLHKFIWDPEAKGV is encoded by the coding sequence ATGAAGATAAGGGAGTTTGAAGAAGTAAGGATTCCAGTAGTTGAAATCTTCAATAGTATCTCAGGGGAAGGTATCTCAGCAGGTGAGGTAGTTACCTTCCTTAGAGTAGCAGAGTGTAATTTAAGGTGTAGCTATTGTGATACTACCTATAGTTATCAATTATCAGATGATAATTATGACTGGTTGACCCCTCAAGAGATTTTAGAGAGATTAAGCCAATATAACTGTAATAAGGTTATCTGTACTGGTGGGGAGCCTTTGGAAACTACTAAAGCTAAGCGCTATCTACCGTTATATCTGGTTAAGAAAGGTTATAAAGTTAGAATTGAAAGTAATGGTAGCTGTCCAGTTTATAGTAAAAAGGAGCTGAGAGAATTTGAAATTGAACAGGTTAATGATAGATTAAATTATACCTTAGATATCAAGCCACCAAGCTCTAAGATGTCAAACCATAATATCTTTGCAGAGAACTTTATTAAGTTAACTTTAGGTGATGAGTTGAAGTTTGTAGTGGCTAATGATGAAGATTTAAATTATGCTAAGAAAGTTATAGATAAATATAAGGATATCTTAGCCAAGTCCAATCTGATAATAAATTTTTCTCCAGTATTTCAAGCAATTGAAGCTGAATCTTTGGTTGAATTTTTAAAGGAGAATAATCCTTATTTTATAAATAACAATTTAAAAGTTCGATTAAGCTTACAACTACATAAGTTTATCTGGGATCCAGAAGCAAAGGGAGTATAG
- a CDS encoding 6-pyruvoyl trahydropterin synthase family protein, producing MITVTKEFSWDMSHMLAEHEGLCKNLHGHTYRMEVTVAKKEGSLEDEGSKAGMVIDFKDLKEIVKEEIISPLDHSFMYWTHSSDEIEHQLAQILQQADRKVFAVDFRPTAEMMAIYFFQSLEDKFNEIDIDLVSIKVWETPTSYAEFRGER from the coding sequence ATGATAACTGTAACTAAAGAATTTAGTTGGGATATGTCACATATGTTAGCTGAGCATGAAGGGTTATGTAAGAATCTCCATGGTCATACCTATCGGATGGAGGTCACTGTAGCCAAAAAAGAGGGTTCATTAGAGGATGAGGGCTCTAAAGCTGGAATGGTGATTGATTTTAAGGATTTAAAAGAGATAGTTAAAGAAGAGATAATTAGTCCTTTAGACCATTCTTTTATGTATTGGACCCATTCATCTGATGAGATAGAGCATCAACTAGCACAGATATTACAGCAAGCTGACAGAAAAGTCTTTGCAGTAGACTTTAGACCTACTGCTGAGATGATGGCAATTTATTTCTTTCAGAGTTTAGAAGATAAATTTAATGAGATTGATATAGATTTAGTCAGTATCAAGGTGTGGGAGACTCCAACAAGTTATGCTGAATTTAGGGGAGAGAGGTAG
- the queC gene encoding 7-cyano-7-deazaguanine synthase QueC, giving the protein MKKAVVLLSGGLDSTTALYLAKSKGYEVYAISFDYGQRHDKELQSAKNVAEVAGVKEHIIVETNMGAWGGSALTDQSIDVPEGDEQRKEIPVTYVPARNMIFLSYAASYAEVVGAQDVFIGVSEVDYSGYVDCRQEFINAMEQAINKGTVCGAEEGKPIKIHAPFINMTKAEEIKLGIKLGVDYAQTWSCYCGEEQACGSCDSCVLRLKAFEEAGHIDPLKYQD; this is encoded by the coding sequence ATGAAGAAAGCAGTAGTTTTATTGTCAGGTGGATTAGATTCGACAACAGCATTATATCTGGCTAAATCTAAAGGGTATGAGGTTTATGCTATCTCCTTTGATTATGGGCAGAGGCATGATAAAGAGCTCCAATCTGCTAAAAATGTAGCAGAGGTTGCTGGAGTAAAAGAGCATATTATAGTAGAGACTAATATGGGTGCCTGGGGAGGATCAGCTTTAACTGATCAGAGTATAGATGTCCCAGAAGGTGATGAGCAGAGAAAGGAGATTCCAGTTACTTATGTACCTGCTAGAAATATGATATTTTTATCTTATGCTGCTTCCTATGCCGAAGTGGTTGGAGCTCAGGATGTATTTATTGGGGTAAGTGAAGTCGATTATTCTGGTTATGTTGACTGTCGCCAAGAGTTTATCAATGCTATGGAGCAGGCAATTAACAAGGGAACTGTCTGTGGTGCCGAAGAAGGTAAGCCTATCAAAATTCATGCACCTTTTATCAATATGACTAAGGCTGAAGAGATAAAGCTGGGGATAAAACTTGGAGTAGACTATGCTCAGACCTGGTCTTGTTATTGCGGAGAAGAGCAGGCTTGTGGTAGTTGTGATAGCTGTGTCTTAAGGTTGAAGGCCTTTGAAGAAGCAGGTCATATAGACCCACTAAAATATCAGGATTAG
- a CDS encoding acyl-CoA dehydratase activase, producing MKTLGIDLGSREVKVAVMEDNQIVKKFKVSTLSFYKDYCNFEGKIIVDETKLNLGNVASKVSTGYGRNNTDLKSFEAINEIKAHVYGAIYQTGLKDFILLDVGGQDVKVTKVEKGLIVDLELNDKCAASCGRYLENMANLLEVPLAEMAKHYSNPVELNSTCAVFSESELIGQIAEGVEIARLCAGVNYSMYKRLQPLLTKFRGRKLVLSGGVAHNRALQEYLKRDYDQLILLDDPQFNGAIGCCYYGRRIVNS from the coding sequence TTGAAGACTTTAGGAATAGACTTAGGTAGTAGGGAAGTAAAAGTAGCTGTTATGGAAGATAATCAGATTGTAAAAAAATTCAAAGTCAGTACTCTCTCCTTCTATAAAGATTACTGTAACTTCGAAGGGAAGATAATAGTTGACGAGACTAAGCTGAATCTAGGAAATGTAGCAAGTAAAGTATCTACTGGTTATGGTCGCAATAATACAGACCTTAAATCCTTTGAAGCGATTAATGAGATTAAAGCCCATGTCTATGGAGCAATTTATCAGACTGGATTAAAAGATTTTATCCTCCTAGATGTAGGTGGGCAAGATGTTAAGGTAACGAAGGTAGAGAAGGGCTTAATCGTTGATTTAGAGTTGAATGATAAATGTGCAGCTTCTTGTGGAAGGTATTTAGAGAATATGGCAAACTTACTAGAAGTACCTTTAGCTGAAATGGCTAAGCATTATTCTAATCCTGTAGAATTAAACTCTACTTGTGCGGTCTTCTCTGAATCTGAATTAATCGGACAGATAGCCGAAGGTGTAGAGATAGCAAGACTTTGTGCAGGTGTAAACTACTCCATGTATAAGAGATTACAGCCGCTTTTGACTAAATTTAGAGGAAGGAAGCTGGTCTTATCTGGTGGAGTAGCCCATAATCGAGCTTTGCAAGAATACTTAAAGAGGGATTATGATCAATTGATTTTATTAGATGATCCTCAATTTAATGGAGCAATTGGATGTTGTTATTATGGGAGAAGGATAGTTAATAGTTGA
- a CDS encoding 2-hydroxyacyl-CoA dehydratase family protein has translation MNRIGITTTVPVEVLLAAGYQVTDLNNIFVTSEDYSEYIDLAEKDGFPKSSCAWIKGIYGVCLKEGIKEIVGVVEGDCSNTRALLEVLELKGVKVYPFAYPHSHQLKDVKEALDKFMALFNVSREDVEDVREKLNKVRALVKRLDKLTYLDNKATGFENHLYQVSSSDFNGDFNRFGEELKTLIAEIKERNPIDKKLRLGFIGVPPMTIDIYEYVEKFDASFVYSEVQREFAFPRADEHDNIYQQYYDYTYVYDLDFRLKYIKREIELRNLDGLIHYTQAFCYREIENIVIKQELDIPILNISGDKLNRLDSRTKLRIEAFLDMLGDLKEGRL, from the coding sequence ATGAATAGGATTGGGATTACAACTACTGTTCCAGTAGAGGTATTATTAGCGGCAGGTTATCAAGTAACAGATCTCAATAACATCTTTGTTACGTCAGAGGATTATAGTGAATATATCGATTTAGCAGAAAAGGATGGCTTTCCTAAGAGTTCATGTGCTTGGATTAAAGGAATTTATGGAGTCTGTTTAAAAGAGGGAATTAAAGAGATAGTTGGTGTAGTAGAAGGTGATTGCTCTAATACGAGGGCTTTACTGGAAGTCTTGGAGCTAAAGGGTGTGAAAGTTTATCCCTTTGCATATCCACATAGCCACCAATTAAAGGATGTTAAGGAAGCTCTAGATAAATTCATGGCATTATTTAATGTAAGTAGGGAAGATGTAGAAGATGTTAGAGAGAAATTGAATAAAGTTCGAGCTTTAGTAAAAAGGTTAGATAAATTAACATATCTTGATAATAAAGCTACTGGTTTTGAGAATCACCTCTATCAAGTTAGTAGTAGTGATTTTAATGGAGATTTTAATAGATTTGGAGAAGAGTTAAAAACCCTAATAGCTGAAATTAAAGAGCGTAATCCGATTGATAAGAAGTTAAGATTGGGTTTTATCGGTGTTCCTCCTATGACTATTGATATTTATGAGTATGTAGAGAAATTTGATGCTAGTTTTGTCTATAGTGAAGTACAACGGGAATTTGCCTTTCCTCGTGCTGATGAGCATGATAATATCTATCAGCAATATTATGACTATACTTATGTTTATGATTTAGATTTTAGGCTGAAATATATTAAAAGAGAAATTGAACTTAGAAACTTAGATGGTCTAATTCATTATACTCAAGCCTTCTGTTATCGGGAGATAGAGAATATAGTTATTAAGCAGGAGTTGGATATACCGATTTTAAATATTAGTGGAGATAAGCTCAATAGATTGGATTCAAGGACTAAGCTGAGAATAGAAGCTTTTTTAGATATGTTAGGTGATTTAAAGGAGGGAAGACTTTGA
- a CDS encoding class I SAM-dependent methyltransferase codes for MELSPKIYHWLIRPKYLVNLYINNLISNNFNLHDKKVLDFGCGIGSSCSLFSPDKYLGIDLDSNRIKYAKELYPKYSFRSIKEKGLKDINQSFDYILIIAVLHHISSIDLEDILIELADLLNSNGKLLIIEPYYHLNSHFNNHFMSLFDNGQYIRTIDDYLKIFNRQNYKTKIIKKYKKLLFYNEIFFSAMIN; via the coding sequence ATGGAACTATCACCGAAGATATACCATTGGCTAATCCGTCCTAAATACTTGGTCAACTTATATATTAATAACCTTATAAGTAATAATTTTAATCTTCATGATAAAAAAGTTCTAGACTTTGGGTGCGGTATAGGATCTAGCTGTTCCCTCTTTTCACCTGATAAATATTTAGGAATAGACCTTGATTCAAACAGAATTAAATATGCTAAAGAGTTATATCCAAAATACTCTTTTCGAAGTATTAAGGAGAAAGGTTTAAAAGATATTAATCAGTCCTTTGACTATATTTTGATAATTGCAGTTTTACATCATATCTCTTCAATAGATTTAGAAGATATTCTCATTGAATTAGCTGATTTATTAAATTCTAATGGGAAGCTATTAATAATTGAGCCTTATTACCATTTAAATTCACATTTTAATAATCACTTTATGAGCTTATTTGATAATGGTCAATATATTAGAACCATAGATGACTACCTCAAAATCTTTAATCGACAAAATTATAAGACTAAAATAATCAAAAAATATAAAAAGTTACTCTTTTATAATGAAATATTCTTCTCTGCTATGATTAATTGA